Proteins found in one Geothermobacter hydrogeniphilus genomic segment:
- a CDS encoding Rne/Rng family ribonuclease: protein MTKELVINMTSHETRVALLESGHIAELYIERRRERGIVGNIYKGKVIRVLPGMQAAFVDIGLEKAAFLYVADVLAEMEAVEQFVEGRSQHAEPEDGHEDEQPPLPPIEDLLQEGQELLVQVAKEPIGTKGARITSHISLPGRHLVYMPTVDHIGISRRIEDEEEKDRLRGLVEEIRPAGTGFIVRTAAEGKSSEELRSDMEFLVGLWEDIDKRREHHGAPCLIHSDLDLTSKVLRDTLTEDVNRIVVDNREEHDKIVRFLATFMPNLRYAIDFYEGDEPIFDAFGLEVEISRALGRKVWLKSGGYIIIEQTEALIAIDVNTGRFVGKHNLEDTILKTNLEAVREIAFQLRLRNLGGLVIIDFIDMEREAHREKVHAALEEVLRQDKAKTNILKISELGLVEMTRKRVRESIGRTLCEPCPYCEGKGYIKSRITTAYEIFRELQREIRQLPGYRVTLLCHPDIADLLSDEEHEGIEEIERRFQKQIAIHSRPNFHLEQYEILVG from the coding sequence ATGACCAAGGAGCTGGTCATCAACATGACCTCCCACGAAACCCGGGTGGCATTGCTGGAAAGCGGCCACATCGCCGAACTCTACATCGAACGGCGGCGTGAACGGGGCATCGTGGGCAACATCTACAAGGGCAAGGTGATCCGCGTGCTGCCGGGCATGCAGGCGGCCTTTGTCGACATCGGCCTGGAAAAGGCCGCCTTTCTCTATGTCGCCGATGTGCTGGCCGAGATGGAAGCGGTGGAACAGTTTGTCGAGGGACGCAGCCAGCACGCCGAACCGGAGGATGGACACGAGGACGAGCAGCCGCCGCTGCCGCCGATCGAGGACCTGCTGCAGGAAGGCCAGGAACTGCTGGTGCAGGTCGCCAAGGAACCGATCGGCACCAAGGGCGCCCGCATCACCTCCCACATCTCCCTGCCCGGCCGCCACCTGGTCTACATGCCGACCGTCGATCATATCGGCATCTCGCGGCGGATCGAGGACGAAGAGGAAAAGGACCGGCTGCGCGGCCTGGTCGAGGAGATCCGTCCCGCCGGCACCGGCTTCATCGTCCGCACCGCCGCCGAGGGCAAGAGCAGCGAGGAACTGCGCTCCGACATGGAATTCCTGGTCGGCCTGTGGGAGGATATCGACAAGCGGCGCGAGCATCATGGCGCCCCCTGCCTGATCCATTCCGATCTCGATCTGACCAGCAAGGTGCTGCGCGACACCCTCACCGAGGATGTCAACCGCATCGTCGTCGACAACCGCGAAGAGCATGACAAGATCGTCCGTTTCCTGGCGACCTTCATGCCCAACCTGCGCTACGCCATCGATTTCTACGAGGGGGATGAGCCGATCTTCGACGCCTTCGGTCTCGAAGTCGAAATCAGCCGCGCCCTGGGACGCAAGGTCTGGCTGAAAAGCGGCGGCTACATCATCATCGAACAGACCGAGGCGCTGATCGCCATCGACGTCAACACCGGGCGCTTCGTCGGCAAGCACAACCTCGAAGACACAATCCTCAAGACCAACCTCGAGGCGGTCCGGGAGATCGCCTTTCAGCTGCGGCTGCGCAACCTCGGCGGCCTGGTGATCATCGATTTCATCGACATGGAGCGCGAGGCGCACCGGGAAAAGGTCCATGCCGCCCTTGAAGAGGTCCTCAGGCAGGACAAGGCCAAGACCAACATCCTCAAGATCTCCGAACTGGGGCTGGTCGAGATGACCCGCAAGCGGGTGCGCGAAAGCATCGGCCGCACCCTCTGCGAACCCTGTCCCTACTGCGAAGGCAAGGGCTACATCAAGAGCCGCATCACCACCGCCTATGAAATCTTCCGGGAACTGCAGCGCGAGATCAGGCAGCTGCCCGGCTACCGGGTCACCCTGCTGTGCCATCCCGACATCGCCGACCTGCT
- a CDS encoding carbonic anhydrase has protein sequence MEKLFKGIMKFRRDEFVSHRELFCTLGREQNPHTLFIGCSDSRVVPNLITRTRPGELFMVRNVANIVPPYRQTEEFVATTSAIEYAVKVLEVESIVVCGHSNCGGCAALHKNGEELADLPHVRKWLEVSREVPARVARLAVEKTPAEREWLTERVNVLVQMKNLLSYPFIAERVRQGTLEILGWHYIIETGEIYNFNDQLGVFELIDQAESD, from the coding sequence ATGGAGAAACTCTTCAAGGGCATCATGAAATTCCGTCGGGATGAATTTGTCTCCCATCGGGAACTCTTCTGCACCCTCGGCCGGGAACAGAACCCCCACACCCTCTTCATCGGCTGTTCCGACTCGCGGGTGGTGCCGAACCTGATCACCCGCACCCGTCCCGGTGAACTGTTCATGGTGCGCAACGTGGCCAACATCGTGCCGCCCTACCGTCAGACCGAAGAGTTCGTCGCCACCACCTCGGCGATCGAGTATGCGGTCAAGGTCCTTGAGGTCGAATCGATCGTCGTCTGCGGGCATTCCAACTGCGGCGGTTGTGCCGCCCTGCACAAGAACGGGGAGGAACTGGCCGATCTGCCGCATGTCAGGAAATGGCTGGAAGTCTCCAGGGAGGTTCCCGCCCGGGTGGCACGCCTGGCGGTGGAAAAGACCCCGGCCGAACGGGAATGGCTGACCGAACGGGTCAATGTGCTGGTGCAGATGAAAAACCTGCTGAGCTATCCTTTCATTGCCGAGCGGGTGCGGCAGGGCACCCTGGAGATTCTCGGCTGGCACTATATCATCGAAACCGGTGAAATCTACAACTTCAACGACCAGCTCGGCGTTTTCGAACTGATCGACCAGGCTGAATCCGACTGA
- a CDS encoding TIGR03960 family B12-binding radical SAM protein has translation MNDKILNRVQKSSRYLGAELGSRPKDPRTVDLSLALAFPDVYEVGMSHIGFAILYSLLNDHDWIAAERVYAPWPDLEAELRTAGEPLRALESQRPLGDFDLIGFTLQYELSYSNLLNMLDLAGIPRRREQRDASHPLIMVGGPCAFNPEPLADFYDFAVIGDGEEAVVEVCEQVRQGRQEGWNRETLLRRLADIEGVYVPSLYRVSYHEDGRIAALSPAPGVPQRVRRRFLANLEDAPYPTAPIVPFMNTVHNRVAVEVARGCTRGCRFCQAGYIYRPVRERSPQRIADIVDESLRHSGYSEVSLLSLSTGDYSRLEPLLKGLMGCHEAGQVAISLPSLRVGSLSAEMMEEIKKVRKTGFTLAPEAGSERLREVINKGISEADLLAATEAAYALGWRVIKLYFMIGLPTETDEDRRGIIELAARVKRTGRGTEGGADANVSVSTFVPKPHTPFQWEAQIGVEETLARQNQLRDGLKKRKLRLKYHEARMSLLEGVFARGDRRLGRLLEAAVDAGCRFDGWGEHFDFSRWQQAFAATGIDPHWYLRQRDEEEILPWDHIDCGIPKSFFLAERRRSIQGDYTADCRHGDCHGCGLCDFDSLRVRLSERDELTPPRLPAAPSPVADGRFKIRLRLRKEGRARFVSHLEFMTAFHRAVRRAQLPIRYSEGFHPTPKISLPDALPTGFCSDAEIIDLELFRPLPADRIAAELNHQLPPGFEILAAAAVAWKTPSPSASIESSRYRVGLPADAPADLAGRCADFLAADEVIGRRQKKGGTIEVDLRPPVLELALREQALWITLRKGSPLPVAAHLLGLTPEAARDLEIRKVEVRMRDGLDCFANA, from the coding sequence ATGAACGATAAAATTCTCAACCGCGTCCAGAAATCCTCTCGCTACCTCGGCGCCGAACTCGGCAGCCGCCCCAAGGATCCGCGGACAGTCGATCTCAGCCTGGCCCTGGCCTTTCCCGATGTCTACGAGGTCGGCATGAGCCACATCGGCTTCGCCATCCTCTACAGCCTGCTCAACGATCACGACTGGATCGCGGCCGAACGGGTCTACGCCCCCTGGCCCGACCTCGAAGCGGAACTGCGCACCGCCGGCGAGCCGCTGCGGGCGCTGGAGAGCCAACGCCCGCTGGGCGATTTCGACCTGATCGGCTTCACCCTGCAGTACGAGCTGAGCTACAGCAACCTGCTCAACATGCTCGACCTGGCCGGCATCCCGCGCCGCCGCGAGCAGCGCGACGCAAGCCACCCGCTGATCATGGTCGGCGGTCCCTGCGCCTTCAATCCCGAACCGCTGGCCGACTTTTACGATTTCGCCGTCATCGGCGACGGCGAAGAGGCGGTGGTCGAAGTCTGCGAGCAGGTGCGACAGGGTCGGCAGGAGGGCTGGAACCGGGAGACGCTGCTGCGGCGGCTGGCCGACATCGAAGGCGTCTACGTCCCCTCCCTCTACCGGGTCAGCTACCATGAGGACGGCCGCATTGCGGCGCTGTCCCCCGCGCCGGGCGTCCCGCAGCGGGTCCGGCGCCGGTTCCTGGCCAACCTCGAAGACGCCCCCTACCCGACCGCGCCGATCGTCCCCTTCATGAACACCGTTCACAACCGGGTGGCGGTCGAGGTGGCGCGCGGCTGCACCCGCGGCTGCCGCTTCTGCCAGGCCGGCTACATCTACCGCCCGGTGCGCGAACGGTCGCCGCAGCGAATCGCCGACATCGTCGATGAGTCGCTGCGGCATTCCGGCTACAGCGAAGTCTCGCTGCTCTCCCTCTCGACCGGTGACTACTCCCGCCTGGAACCGCTGCTGAAGGGCCTGATGGGCTGCCACGAAGCCGGCCAGGTGGCGATCTCGCTGCCGAGCCTGCGGGTCGGCTCCCTCTCCGCGGAGATGATGGAAGAGATCAAGAAGGTCCGCAAGACCGGCTTCACCCTGGCCCCGGAGGCCGGCAGCGAGCGGCTGCGCGAAGTGATCAACAAGGGCATCAGCGAAGCCGACCTGCTGGCCGCCACCGAAGCCGCCTACGCTCTCGGCTGGCGGGTCATCAAGCTCTACTTCATGATCGGCCTGCCGACCGAGACCGACGAGGACCGCCGGGGCATCATCGAACTGGCGGCGCGGGTCAAGCGGACCGGCCGCGGCACCGAAGGCGGCGCCGACGCCAACGTCTCGGTCTCGACCTTCGTCCCCAAGCCGCACACCCCCTTCCAGTGGGAGGCGCAGATCGGTGTCGAGGAAACCCTCGCCCGCCAGAACCAGCTGCGGGATGGACTGAAAAAACGCAAGCTGCGACTCAAGTACCACGAGGCGCGGATGTCGCTGCTGGAAGGGGTCTTCGCCCGCGGCGACCGGCGGCTCGGGCGGCTGCTTGAAGCCGCTGTCGATGCCGGCTGCCGCTTCGACGGCTGGGGCGAGCATTTCGATTTCTCCCGCTGGCAGCAGGCCTTCGCCGCGACCGGCATCGACCCACACTGGTACCTGCGGCAGCGGGACGAGGAGGAGATTCTCCCCTGGGATCACATCGACTGCGGCATCCCGAAAAGCTTCTTTCTCGCCGAACGCCGCCGCAGCATCCAGGGCGACTACACTGCCGACTGCCGCCACGGCGACTGCCACGGCTGCGGCCTGTGCGACTTTGACAGCCTGCGGGTACGACTCAGCGAACGTGATGAACTGACCCCGCCGCGGCTCCCCGCCGCGCCCTCCCCAGTCGCCGACGGCCGGTTCAAGATCCGCCTGCGACTGCGCAAGGAGGGCCGCGCGCGGTTCGTCAGTCATCTCGAGTTCATGACCGCCTTCCATCGCGCGGTGCGGCGCGCGCAACTGCCGATCCGCTACTCGGAAGGTTTTCATCCGACGCCGAAGATCTCCCTGCCCGATGCCCTGCCGACTGGTTTCTGTTCCGACGCGGAAATCATCGACCTGGAACTGTTCCGGCCGCTGCCGGCCGACCGGATCGCCGCCGAGCTCAACCACCAGCTGCCGCCCGGCTTCGAAATCCTCGCCGCGGCCGCCGTCGCCTGGAAAACTCCAAGTCCATCTGCTAGCATTGAGAGCAGTCGCTACCGGGTCGGTCTGCCGGCAGACGCGCCGGCAGACCTGGCCGGACGCTGCGCTGATTTTCTGGCCGCCGACGAGGTCATCGGCCGGCGACAGAAAAAAGGCGGCACCATCGAGGTCGACCTGCGGCCGCCGGTCCTGGAACTCGCCCTGCGCGAGCAGGCCCTGTGGATCACCCTGCGCAAGGGCAGCCCGCTGCCGGTTGCCGCCCACCTGCTGGGATTGACGCCGGAAGCGGCCCGCGATCTGGAGATCCGCAAGGTCGAGGTGCGGATGCGCGACGGGCTGGACTGCTTTGCCAACGCCTGA